The Guyparkeria halophila DNA window GGAAATGCAGGTTGGTGATCTTGCCCGGACTGGGGGCGAAGGTGGCCGGGTCCTCGGCGTTGATGCGGCATTCGACGGCGTGACCGCGGAATTCCACCTGGTCCTGGGTCAGTTGCAGCGGGATGCCGGCGGCGATCGCCAGTTGTTCCTTGACCAGGTCGATGCCGGTGACCATCTCGGTGACCGGATGCTCGACCTGCAGGCGGGTGTTCATCTCGATGAAATAGAACTCGCCGTTCTCGTAGAGGAACTCGAAGGTGCCCGCCCCGCGGTAGTTCATGCGCTTACAGGCCGCGACACAGACCGCGCCGATCTCGGCGCGCTGCTCGGCGGTAATGCCCGGTGCCGGCGCTTCCTCGATCACCTTCTGGTGGCGACGCTGCATCGAACAGTCGCGCTCGCCCAGGTGGATGGCGTTGCCCTGGCCGTCGGAGAGCATCTGCACCTCGATGTGCCGCGGGTGCTCGAGGAACTTCTCCATGTAGACCTCGGGATTGCCGAAGGCCGCCCCCGCTTCGCTCTTGGTCATCTCGATGGCGTGGTGCAGGTGGGCCTCGGTGTGCACCACCCGCATGCCACGGCCACCGCCCCCGCCGGCCGCCTTGATGATGACCGGGTAGCCGATATCGCGCGCCAGTCGATGGTTCTCGTCGGGGTCGTCGGTCAGGGCGCCCTCCGAGCCGGGCACGCAGGGCACGCCGGCGGCCCGCATGGTCTCCTTGGCGGTGACCTTGTCGCCCATCATGCGGATGGATTCCGCGGTCGGGCCGATGAAGATGAAGCCCGACTCTTCGACCCGCTCGGCGAAGTCGGGGTTCTCGGAAAGAAAACCGTAGCCGGGATGGATGGCCGAGGAATCGGTCAATTCGGCGGCAGCGATCAATGCCGGCACGTTGAGGTAGGACTCGTTGGACCGGGGGCCGCCGATGCAGACGGATTCGTCCGCGAGGCGGACGTGCTTGAGATCACGGTCGGCAGTGGAATGGACGGCCACCGTGCCGATGTCGAGCTCGCGGCAGGCGCGCAGGATGCGCAGCGCGATCTCGCCACGGTTGGCGATCAGGACCTTGTTCAGCATCTTGGGAAAACTCCTGGGAAGACGAAAGCGGCTGGCTGTGGGTCGAGCAGGCGGGGCCTTACTCGATCACGAACAGCGGCTGGTCGTATTCCACCGGCTGGCCATTCTCCACCAGGATCTCCTTGATCGTGCCGTCGACCTCCGCCTCGATCTGGTTGAACATCTTCATCGCCTCGATGATGCAGATGGTGTCGCCCTTGCTCACGGTGGTGCCCACCTCGACGAAGGCGCTCGAATCGGGTGACGAGGCACGATAGAAGGTGCCCACCATCGGCGAATTGATGGTCTTGCCGCGGGCCTCCGGCGTCTCCCTGGGTGCGGGTTCACCTGACGCCGCCGGAGCGGGGGCAGCCGGTTGCGGGGCAGGCGCCGGCGCGGCCGCCTGCATCATGGGCGGCTGCTGGGAGTGGCGCGAGATGCGTACCGACTCCTCGCCCTCCTTGATCTCGATTTCGGCGACGCCCGACTCCTCGAGCAGTTCGATCAGTTTCTTGACCTTGCGAATATCCATGACGTGGGTCTCTTGCGTTATGCGTGCGAATCAGGCGGACGATGCGTCCAGATGAGCGATCAGGGCGGTCAGGGCCAGTTCGTAGCCCAGCGCCCCCAGCCCGACGATGCTGCCGACGGCCACATCCGAGAAATAGGAATGCTGCCGGAAGGCCTCGCGGGCGTGAATGTTGGAGAGGTGAACCTCGATGAACGGCCGGTCGATGGCGAGCAGGGCATCCCGCAGCGCGACGCTGGTGTGGGTCCAGGCGCCGGGGTTGATCAGCACCCCGTCCAGCCCATCGTCGGCCGCATGATGCAGCCGGTCGATGGCCTCGCCCTCGTGGTTGCTCTGGAAGTGTTCCAGCGCCGCCCCTTGTCCTTCGGCGGCCCGGTCGAGGCGTTGGCCGATGTCGGCCAGCGTCAGTCGCCCGTAGCGCTCGGGCTCGCGGGTGCCGAGCCGATTGAGGTTGGGGCCGTTGAGTACCAGGATCCGTTTCATGGAGACTCGCTCTCGTCGACGGGCGGAATGACCGGGTCCCCGCCGGGTCCGTCCCCGACGAGTCAATGCCCGCATTGTGCCGGTTGGGGGTGCCGAAGTCACGTGTTCGGCGTCGTTTTTTTGTCAATCGCCACCCATTGGCGGATTTTTCACGAAGTTATACCCCGGCAACAAAAGATGGGCCGCGGAGATGCAAAGAGCCCCGCGCAGGGCGGGGCTCGAAATCGATCAGCGGTTCGAGACGGCCGTGACATGGCCGAGGAACTCGTCGGGTGGCTGATACCCGACCACCCAGTGCTGACGCACCCGTTCGCCCGAGGCATCCCAGAAGATGATCCCCGGCGGGCCGTACAGGTCGAAACGCTTGAGCAATGCCTTGTGGTCGGCGTTGTTGGCGGTCACGTCGGCCTGCAGCACCAGAAAACCGCTCAGCGCCTCGATCACGCGCGGATCGCTGAAGGTGTTGTGTTCCATCTCCTTGCAGGAGATACACCAGTCGGCGTAGAAGTCGAGCATCACCGGCTGGCCGGCGGCCCTGGCCTGCTCGAGTGCCTGGTCGAGTTCCTGTTCATCGTTTACCTGGCGGAACTCGAGCTCGGCGATCTGGCCGCCACCGCCACCCAGCGACAGGCCGGTAAGCGGCGCGAACGGGGTGCCCTTGGCCCCGGCGGCGACGCCGATCAGCATCAGCGCGCCCCAGAGGAGCAGCACCAGTCCCAGCGACTTCCAGAGGCGCAACCAGCCCGAGGCGGTGTCACGCAACGATTCGGTCGCCCCCATGTAGACCGCCGAGGCGATCAGCAGCACGGCCCACATCAGCTGGGTGATGGCCGGGGACAGGAAGCGCTCGAGCATCCAGATCGCCAGGCCGAGCAGCACCACGCCGAACACGGCCTTGACCGCATCCATCCAGCCGCCGGCCTTGGGCATGTACTTGCCGCCCAGCGTGCCGACCAGGATCAGTGGCAGGCCCATGCCGATCGACAGGGCGAACAGCGCCAGCCCGCCGATCACCGCATCGCCGGTCTGGCCGATATAGATCAGGGCGCCGGCCAGCGGTGGGGCCATGCAGGGACCGACGATCAGGGCCGAAAGAAAGCCCATCACCGCCACGCCGGTGAGTGTGCCGCCCTGTTGGCGGTTCTGCACCTGCATGATCCGCGACTGGATCGAGGAGGGCAGCTGGAGTTCGAAAAAGCCGAACATCGACAGGGCCAGCGCGACGAAGATCGCGGCGAACACGCTCAGTATCCAGGGGTTCTGGAAGGCGGCCTGCAGGTTGGCACCGAACAGCCCGGCCAGTACCCCGGCCACGGTGTAGGTGACCGCCATGGCGAGGACGTAGACCACCGAGAGCACGAAGGCCTTGCGGGTGGTGATGTGCTCGCCCTGGCCGGCGATGATGCCCGAAAGGATCGGGATCATCGGGAAGACGCAGGGCGTGAACGCGAGCAACAGGCCGAAGATCAGAAAGCCCAGGATGATCGCCCAGGGGCTGCCGTCGATCAGGCGCTGGGTAATCATGTCCGTTTCCGAGCCCGTCTGGGCGGCGGCCTCGGTGGCGGTGTCGGTCGATGGGCCGCTGCCGGCCGGTGCCTCGCCCCGGTCATCGCCCCGGTTCTGGCCGAGTGACGGCATGTCTTCCAGCGGGGTCAGCTCGCCGGCATCGCCGGGTACCTCGTCGAGGCGCTCGGCGTCGCCCGCGGCCGGATCGATCCGCCAGGCCTTCTCCATCGGCGGATAGCACAGGCCCATGTCGGCGCAGCCCTGGTAGCCGATCACCAGGGTGTACGGCGCATCGGCGTCGATCGACAGTTCGGTCTCCAGCTGGTCGTGGAAGACCCAGACGGTGCCGAAATTGGGATCGTCCTTGCGCTCGCCCTCGCCGATGTGCGTGGCGCGGATGGATGCATCGCCCGCCACGGCCGCCTTGGTGCGATCGCGATACAGGTAGTACTCCGGGGCGATGTCGAAGCGGACGAACACGCTCCCGTCATCGACGATCACCTCGGGGACGAACGCCTCTTCGGGGTCCATCGGTTCGTTGCTGCTGCCGAAGCCACCCAGGCTGATGCCGCCATCGCGCGAATCGGCGCCGGAGGCGTCTGATGCCGCATCCGCCGAGGCGCTGGCATCTATCGGCGGCAGGTCGACGGAAAGCTCGTGCGTCTCCGGCGGGTAGCAGACGCCGTGGATGTCGGAGCAACCCTGGTACTCGACCGTGATGCGCGCCTCGCCGCCGGGAGCGGATTCCACCGGTACGCGGGCGGTGAAGTCATCCTTGTAGACGGGGGTCTCGCCGAAGACCGGGTCGTCCTCGATCACCGCCTCGGGCAGTTGCGGCTCCCCGAGTTCGACCGAATCGCCGCCACGGATCTTCAATTTGTCCTGGTAGAGGTGGTAGCCCTCCACCACGCGGAAGTCGAGGCGCAGTTCGCCGTCGTCGTGGCTGACCTCGACACCGAAGGCCTCTTCCGGTCCCAGCAATTCGGGCTGGGCACTGGCCGCCGTCTGCCAGGCGAGGGCGACGGTGACAAGCAGGAAGGCGGCGATTCGCACCCAGGGTGCGGTCAGGGAGTGGTTTGAACGCATTGCTGAACCCATTCGGAGTAAGACTGGCTGCTTTCGGCCGGCAGGATAACCACCTCGGGGCAGTCGTAGGGGTGATATTGCTCGATCGCGTCCTTGAGGTCGTCGATGCGGTCGAGGCTGGTCTTCATGTGAAGCTGGTATTCCTCATCGCGGCACAACTCGCCCTGCCAGTGGTAGGCCGAGCGAACCGGGCCGAGGATGTTCACGCAGGCCACCAGACCGTCGGCCAGCAGGCGCGCGCTCAACTCATCGGCCGCGCGGGGGTCGTCCAGTGTCGTGATGACCAGTGCTATTGTGCTTTGCTCGATCGTCATTATCGTGATTGCGTCAGGTCGTTGAGTCGGTGTTCGGCCTTGCCCGTTCCAGCCGGCCCGGCCTTGGGCCGGTCGATGGGCCGCAAGTTCCGCGGGTCGGCTCTACGGCGGCCCGATGAGCCAAGGTAGCCAGATGCGTGTCATGGGTCGCCCGAGCCCCTGGCTCGATACCTGGTGTATTCGCCGCGGCGAATTCCAGCCGGTTGTCGACAGGAAGCCTAGCGCTGCAATCGTTAGACGGCAAACAAATCCATCGTAACCCCGAGAAGTCATGCGAAAACTGTCCGGTTTCATCCTCTTCCTGCCCCTCGTCGAGCTGGTGCTCCTGATCGCGATGGGCGCGGCCATGGGGTTTCTTGTCACGCTGCTGTGGATCGTCGCCACCGGTGTCTGGGGGGCGTGGCTGATGCGCACCGCCGGGCCCAATGCCATGGCGCGCGCCCAGCGTGACGTGGCGGCGACCGGTCGGGGCGAAATCGACGGGTTGGGCGTGGCGGCCAATTTCCTCGGCGGGTTGATGTTGCTGTTGCCGGGGCCGCTGACGGACCTGCTGGGGCTGGTGCTGGTGACGCCGTTCCTGCGTCGCCTTGCCTTTGGCGCGTGGCTTGCCGGACGGCTGCAACAGGTCGTGGTCGAGCGTGGCGGGTTCGGGACCGGTCCGCGGGGGCCGTTCGGTCCCGGTGCGGACGGCAATGTCTACGATGCCGACCCGGACGATATCCGGCGGGACGAGCCGCGCGACCCGCGTCGCATCGATCGCGACCGCGACTAGTTCCTGCCGGGGCGATGGCCCGGGTGATTGTCAGGGCACTTACCCGGGCACTTGTCTGAGTGCTTGCCCGGGCGCCGCGGGAGCGCTCGCCCGTCAGGTCAGTGTTCGCCGTCGAGAATCCGCCGGGCGAGCGCCTGACCGTTTTCGAGACAATCACCCACCGCGATGCCCTCGCGCCAGTTGCCGATCAGCGACAGGCCGGGGTAATGCTCGAGTGCCTGATCGAGCCGTTCGATCCGGGCCAGGTGCCCCAGCTCGTACTGCGGAATCGCGCGCGGCCAGCGACTGACGCGCTGCCAGACCGGCTGTCCCTCGATGCCGAGCAGGTCGCCCAGGTCCTTGCTGACCTGACGGGCCAGCTCGGCATCGCTCATCTCCAGTGCCTCGGGGTCCTGTCGCCCGCCGATGAAGGCGGTGATCAGCTTGTGGCCGTGCGGCGCACGATTGGGAAACAGCGTCGAGGAGAACAGGGCACCCAGCGTCCGCCGACGTTCGCGGCGGGGAATCAGGACGCCGAAGCCGTCAAGCGGGTGGGCCAGCACGCCGGGGGGGAAGCCCAGGGCGACGGCGGCGACCGGCGGGTAGACGATTTCGTCGAGCGGCTCGGCGAGCAGTGCGTCGAGTGGGCGCAGTAGCGAGGCGCTCACATGGGCCGGCGTGGCCAGCACCAGCCGCTTGGCCTGCCAGGTGGTGCCGTCCTGGTCGATCGCTTGCCAGCCGCCATCCTCCGGCTGAACGGCCTGCACGCGTCGGCCACAGGCGATCGTGCCGTCGGTTGCCGCGTCGATGTCCGCCGCGAGCCGGTCGGTGAGTGTCTGGATGCCGCCGGGAAAGCTGATCAGCTTGCCACGCCATTCGCGCGGCATGGGCTCGGTCCCTTCGCGGCGCTCCCGCTTGGCCCGTTTCATGGCGGCGAATCCACCGCGGATCAGCGAGCCATGCTCACGTTCCATGGCGGCGAGCTTGGGCATGGCGGCCTGAACGGACAGCCGGGCCGGATCCCCCGCGTAGACCCCCGAGACGAATGGGTCGACCAGGTAATCGAGAATGTTTCGGCCCAGGCGGCGCTCAACGAAGTGGGCCAGCGTCTCCTCGCCCGTTCCCCGGCGCACCCAGGGCTCGCGCAGGATGCGGCCAATGCTGCGCGGGCCGAGCAGCGGATTGAAGGGGGCATTGAGCGGATGGGTGGGCAGGGCGAGCACCCGCTTTCCCTTGGCGATATAGCGTTTCTTGCCCGCCTCGCCGGCGAAGATCGCCTCGTCGGTCAGGCCCAGTTCCTTGAGCAGCCGATAGAGCGGCGGCTTGACCATCAGGGTGTTCGGCCCGATCTCGACCTGCCATTCCCCGTCGCGGCGGCTCTGGATATTGCCGCCAGGCACGTCGCCCGCCTCGAGCACGGTGACCCGCTGGCCGGCCCGCGCCAGCGCCCAGCCGGCAGCCAGCCCGCTGGCGCCCGCGCCGATGATCAGCGTGTCGGTCGTTTGCGTCTTGCCGGGGGCGTCGTGGTCGCTTGCTGTCATGGCATCTCGTGGCGTGGCAGGGCAAGTTCGCGTGCTTGCCGTGCTCTGGGTTGCTATGTCTGTTCGGGGCTCGAGTGTACTCTACCGGTTCGATCAATTTCGGCAGATGCACTGTCAGGGACGTTATGGACGAATCGCACGCCGTTGGCGGCAGCAATAGACCCGAGGGCCTGCCTCGGGCCGTGGTATTGGGCGGGACCGGCTTCGTGGGCCGGCACCTGGTGCGCGCACTTTCCCAGCGGGGCTGGGAAGTGGTGGTGCCAAGCCGTCACGCGGCGCGTCACCGGGACATGGGGCTCTGGCCGAGCGTGGTGCTGGTCGACATGAACCCCCCGGCTCGATCGGACCTGGCTACCCATCGTGGCTCCCCGGAACTGGCCGAACTGCTCGAGGGGGCCGATCTGCTGGTCAACCTGGTCGGCATCCTCAACGAGCGCCGACACAACGGCAAGGGCTTCGAGCGGGTGCATATCAAGCTGACCAAGGCCGCCCTGCGTGCCGCCGCCGATGCCGGCGTGCCGCGTTATCTGCACATGAGCGCGCTGGGGGCGGACGAGGAAGAAGGCGTCAGCCACTACCAGCGCAGCAAGGGCAAGGCGGAGAGCTGGGTGCATCGCTTCGGTCGCAAGCACGACATTGCGGTAACCAGCTTCCGCCCGTCGGTGATC harbors:
- the hemG gene encoding protoporphyrinogen oxidase, with the protein product MTASDHDAPGKTQTTDTLIIGAGASGLAAGWALARAGQRVTVLEAGDVPGGNIQSRRDGEWQVEIGPNTLMVKPPLYRLLKELGLTDEAIFAGEAGKKRYIAKGKRVLALPTHPLNAPFNPLLGPRSIGRILREPWVRRGTGEETLAHFVERRLGRNILDYLVDPFVSGVYAGDPARLSVQAAMPKLAAMEREHGSLIRGGFAAMKRAKRERREGTEPMPREWRGKLISFPGGIQTLTDRLAADIDAATDGTIACGRRVQAVQPEDGGWQAIDQDGTTWQAKRLVLATPAHVSASLLRPLDALLAEPLDEIVYPPVAAVALGFPPGVLAHPLDGFGVLIPRRERRRTLGALFSSTLFPNRAPHGHKLITAFIGGRQDPEALEMSDAELARQVSKDLGDLLGIEGQPVWQRVSRWPRAIPQYELGHLARIERLDQALEHYPGLSLIGNWREGIAVGDCLENGQALARRILDGEH
- the accB gene encoding acetyl-CoA carboxylase biotin carboxyl carrier protein, whose product is MDIRKVKKLIELLEESGVAEIEIKEGEESVRISRHSQQPPMMQAAAPAPAPQPAAPAPAASGEPAPRETPEARGKTINSPMVGTFYRASSPDSSAFVEVGTTVSKGDTICIIEAMKMFNQIEAEVDGTIKEILVENGQPVEYDQPLFVIE
- the accC gene encoding acetyl-CoA carboxylase biotin carboxylase subunit translates to MLNKVLIANRGEIALRILRACRELDIGTVAVHSTADRDLKHVRLADESVCIGGPRSNESYLNVPALIAAAELTDSSAIHPGYGFLSENPDFAERVEESGFIFIGPTAESIRMMGDKVTAKETMRAAGVPCVPGSEGALTDDPDENHRLARDIGYPVIIKAAGGGGGRGMRVVHTEAHLHHAIEMTKSEAGAAFGNPEVYMEKFLEHPRHIEVQMLSDGQGNAIHLGERDCSMQRRHQKVIEEAPAPGITAEQRAEIGAVCVAACKRMNYRGAGTFEFLYENGEFYFIEMNTRLQVEHPVTEMVTGIDLVKEQLAIAAGIPLQLTQDQVEFRGHAVECRINAEDPATFAPSPGKITNLHFPGGLGVRVDSHIYNGYSVPPFYDSMIGKLITHAGDREAAIRRMHGALEEMLVDGIKTNIPLHRELMMDANFIAGGMDIHFLHKRLGIS
- a CDS encoding complex I NDUFA9 subunit family protein, which translates into the protein MDESHAVGGSNRPEGLPRAVVLGGTGFVGRHLVRALSQRGWEVVVPSRHAARHRDMGLWPSVVLVDMNPPARSDLATHRGSPELAELLEGADLLVNLVGILNERRHNGKGFERVHIKLTKAALRAAADAGVPRYLHMSALGADEEEGVSHYQRSKGKAESWVHRFGRKHDIAVTSFRPSVIFGPGDSFLNRFADLAKLMPGIFPLACAGARFSPVYVGDVVRRYVEAIDDPQADGARYDLCGPHDYSLGELVRYAASTSGHSRWVVGLPMWLSRIQARVMEWLPGKPFSRDNLDSLQRDNTCSPECPREPTRLEDVAPGYLAPGNGGPGKSAPRRG
- the cutA gene encoding divalent-cation tolerance protein CutA translates to MTIEQSTIALVITTLDDPRAADELSARLLADGLVACVNILGPVRSAYHWQGELCRDEEYQLHMKTSLDRIDDLKDAIEQYHPYDCPEVVILPAESSQSYSEWVQQCVQTTP
- the aroQ gene encoding type II 3-dehydroquinate dehydratase, coding for MKRILVLNGPNLNRLGTREPERYGRLTLADIGQRLDRAAEGQGAALEHFQSNHEGEAIDRLHHAADDGLDGVLINPGAWTHTSVALRDALLAIDRPFIEVHLSNIHAREAFRQHSYFSDVAVGSIVGLGALGYELALTALIAHLDASSA
- the dsbD gene encoding protein-disulfide reductase DsbD, encoding MRSNHSLTAPWVRIAAFLLVTVALAWQTAASAQPELLGPEEAFGVEVSHDDGELRLDFRVVEGYHLYQDKLKIRGGDSVELGEPQLPEAVIEDDPVFGETPVYKDDFTARVPVESAPGGEARITVEYQGCSDIHGVCYPPETHELSVDLPPIDASASADAASDASGADSRDGGISLGGFGSSNEPMDPEEAFVPEVIVDDGSVFVRFDIAPEYYLYRDRTKAAVAGDASIRATHIGEGERKDDPNFGTVWVFHDQLETELSIDADAPYTLVIGYQGCADMGLCYPPMEKAWRIDPAAGDAERLDEVPGDAGELTPLEDMPSLGQNRGDDRGEAPAGSGPSTDTATEAAAQTGSETDMITQRLIDGSPWAIILGFLIFGLLLAFTPCVFPMIPILSGIIAGQGEHITTRKAFVLSVVYVLAMAVTYTVAGVLAGLFGANLQAAFQNPWILSVFAAIFVALALSMFGFFELQLPSSIQSRIMQVQNRQQGGTLTGVAVMGFLSALIVGPCMAPPLAGALIYIGQTGDAVIGGLALFALSIGMGLPLILVGTLGGKYMPKAGGWMDAVKAVFGVVLLGLAIWMLERFLSPAITQLMWAVLLIASAVYMGATESLRDTASGWLRLWKSLGLVLLLWGALMLIGVAAGAKGTPFAPLTGLSLGGGGGQIAELEFRQVNDEQELDQALEQARAAGQPVMLDFYADWCISCKEMEHNTFSDPRVIEALSGFLVLQADVTANNADHKALLKRFDLYGPPGIIFWDASGERVRQHWVVGYQPPDEFLGHVTAVSNR
- a CDS encoding FxsA family protein, yielding MRKLSGFILFLPLVELVLLIAMGAAMGFLVTLLWIVATGVWGAWLMRTAGPNAMARAQRDVAATGRGEIDGLGVAANFLGGLMLLLPGPLTDLLGLVLVTPFLRRLAFGAWLAGRLQQVVVERGGFGTGPRGPFGPGADGNVYDADPDDIRRDEPRDPRRIDRDRD